A stretch of the Polluticoccus soli genome encodes the following:
- a CDS encoding aminotransferase class I/II-fold pyridoxal phosphate-dependent enzyme: MKPKIWLSAPHMGGNEQHYVNEAFDSNWVAPLGPNVDGLEQNIAHYLRENTSVAALSSGTAAIHLALVMLGVQPGDEVICQSMTFSASANPIAYLGATPIFIDSEPETWNMSPVHLEAAIKDRLSNGKKPKAIIPVHLYGMPAHMQAIMEIAERYDIPVLEDAAEALGSAIDGVKCGTFGVMSVLSFNGNKIITTSGGGALVAKEAKYTEKARFLSTQARDAAPHYQHSQIGYNYRMSNICAGIGRGQMEVLLERVAQRRAIFDKYEQRYSGHPGVSFLKEPEGYSSNRWLTTILIDPQQAGINRETLRLALENDNIESRPLWKPMHLQPVFANCPFYGDDCAEKLFENGLCLPSTSSLTDSDIERIFSVMDSVFQHELTIVGGR; the protein is encoded by the coding sequence ATGAAACCTAAAATTTGGCTCTCAGCGCCACACATGGGCGGTAATGAGCAGCACTATGTAAACGAGGCATTTGACTCGAACTGGGTGGCGCCTCTGGGACCTAACGTCGATGGGCTCGAGCAGAACATCGCGCATTACCTCCGCGAAAATACCAGTGTGGCGGCATTAAGTTCGGGCACGGCAGCAATTCACCTTGCGCTGGTTATGTTGGGCGTTCAGCCAGGCGATGAAGTGATCTGCCAGAGTATGACATTCTCAGCATCGGCAAATCCTATAGCCTATCTCGGTGCAACTCCCATCTTTATAGACAGTGAACCAGAAACATGGAACATGTCACCGGTGCATCTTGAAGCGGCCATCAAAGACCGTCTTAGCAACGGTAAAAAGCCGAAAGCAATTATCCCGGTGCATCTATACGGTATGCCAGCGCATATGCAGGCAATCATGGAAATCGCCGAGCGATACGATATTCCGGTATTGGAAGATGCGGCTGAAGCATTAGGGTCTGCTATCGACGGTGTTAAATGCGGCACATTTGGTGTCATGAGTGTATTGTCATTCAATGGCAATAAGATCATTACTACGTCAGGCGGCGGCGCACTGGTAGCTAAAGAAGCAAAATACACAGAAAAGGCGCGATTCCTGTCTACGCAAGCCCGCGATGCAGCACCGCATTACCAGCATTCGCAAATAGGATACAACTATCGGATGAGCAACATTTGCGCTGGCATCGGTCGTGGGCAGATGGAAGTATTACTGGAAAGAGTCGCCCAGCGCCGGGCTATATTCGACAAATATGAGCAGCGGTACTCCGGACATCCTGGTGTATCCTTCCTTAAGGAGCCTGAAGGATACTCTAGCAACAGGTGGTTAACTACAATTTTGATAGATCCACAACAAGCCGGTATAAATAGGGAAACGCTCCGGTTGGCACTCGAAAATGACAATATAGAATCTCGCCCATTATGGAAACCAATGCACTTGCAGCCAGTTTTTGCTAATTGTCCGTTTTATGGCGATGATTGTGCAGAAAAATTGTTCGAGAATGGACTTTGCCTTCCATCTACTTCCAGCTTGACCGATAGCGACATAGAACGAATATTCTCTGTCATGGATAGTGTTTTTCAGCACGAATTGACAATTGTTGGCGGACGATAG
- a CDS encoding polysaccharide biosynthesis/export family protein, which yields MTKSQSVFSKGSFGLVWLLGLFLLLGSGCSSSKQSVYFRDAPSLSGGTVQVVEFSSFKIKPDDILDISIQTLDPQNMQGVSSTGAGSEKVENGAPAGFVVDKNGYIELPIVGRMHVEGLTLSEAKEKIRTQAKQFFKDPLVNIRLANFRVTVLGEVLRPGTIMVPAEKAGLLDVIGMVGDLSSFANREKIVLIREEGTTKKFVELDITSADVFKSPYYYVRPGDVIYAEPTKVRNRNVNYDATRDRYISYLLSAVTVTLTIITFVRYNSKN from the coding sequence ATGACAAAGTCACAGTCAGTATTTAGTAAAGGTTCCTTTGGTTTGGTGTGGTTATTAGGTTTATTCCTCCTCTTAGGCAGTGGATGTTCCAGTTCGAAGCAGTCAGTTTATTTTCGTGACGCACCCTCGTTAAGCGGCGGGACCGTCCAGGTGGTGGAGTTTTCCAGCTTTAAGATCAAGCCTGATGATATCCTGGATATTTCAATACAAACGCTTGATCCGCAAAATATGCAGGGCGTATCCTCAACGGGCGCCGGTTCTGAAAAAGTGGAAAATGGCGCTCCCGCAGGCTTCGTGGTAGATAAAAATGGATACATAGAACTGCCGATAGTAGGAAGGATGCATGTGGAAGGTCTTACATTATCTGAAGCCAAAGAAAAGATAAGGACACAGGCAAAACAATTTTTTAAAGACCCACTGGTAAATATCCGTTTGGCCAATTTCCGGGTTACTGTATTAGGAGAAGTGCTTCGCCCGGGAACTATTATGGTGCCTGCTGAAAAAGCGGGTTTATTGGACGTTATCGGGATGGTCGGAGATCTTAGTTCATTTGCTAACCGTGAAAAGATTGTCTTGATCAGAGAAGAGGGGACAACGAAAAAATTCGTCGAGCTTGATATAACATCTGCAGATGTTTTCAAATCTCCCTATTACTACGTAAGACCGGGAGATGTGATTTATGCAGAACCGACAAAGGTGCGGAATCGTAATGTGAATTATGACGCAACAAGGGACCGTTACATTTCCTATCTGCTGTCAGCCGTGACCGTGACCCTAACGATTATTACTTTTGTTAGGTACAACAGCAAGAACTAA